In a single window of the Cucumis melo cultivar AY chromosome 11, USDA_Cmelo_AY_1.0, whole genome shotgun sequence genome:
- the LOC103502041 gene encoding uncharacterized protein LOC103502041, which produces MLLHRTRSSNQYLNTSDEQEEAIEREEVESESELMEKAKQLLELTKEETDAVQKLPVHPKKPGQSCFYTFFALRGIQVDRVEPGLVVCTLKVPPRLTDRSGKLASGAIANLVDEIGCAVIYDEALPEPVSVDMSISYMSSADVDDELEIVSKLLGQKGRYYGTRVVIKNKRNGEIVAEGRHSLFSIRPSTVKSKL; this is translated from the exons ATGCTCCTGCACCGCACCAGATCATCCAATCAGTATCTGAACACTTCCGATGAGCAAGAGGAAGCGATCGAGAGAGAAGAAGTAGAAAGTGAAAGCGAACTCATGGAGAAGGCGAAGCAGCTTTTGGAATTGACTAAGGAGGAAACAGACGCCGTCCAGAAACTCCCCGTCCACCCAAAGAAACCAGGACAGTCATGCTTCTATACCTTCTTCGCTCTCAGGGGCATCCAAGTCGACCGTGTCGAACCAGGCCTCGTCGTTTGTACCCTCAAGGTCCCCCCACGCCTCACT GATCGTTCGGGGAAACTAGCTTCGGGAGCGATCGCAAACCTAGTAGATGAAATTGGTTGTGCCGTAATCTATGATGAAGCCCTACCGGAGCCGGTTTCCGTCGACATGTCGATCTCGTATATGTCGAGTGCAGACGTCGAT GATGAATTGGAAATTGTATCGAAGCTTTTAGGGCAAAAAGGGCGATATTATGGAACCAGGGTGGTTATTAAGAACAAAAGGAATGGAGAAATTGTTGCTGAAGGAAGGCACTCTTTGTTCAGCATTCGGCCGAGTACTGTAAAGTCTAAACTGTGA
- the LOC103502040 gene encoding protein NRT1/ PTR FAMILY 8.1-like, with protein MGEEDSIYTQDGTVNYRGDPAVRTQTGTWRACPYILGNEFCERLAYYGMSSNLVLYFKHHLNQDSATASKNVNNWSGTCYITPLIGAFLADAYLGRYRTIAAFSIVYVFGMTLLTLSASVPGLKPTCVSKDDCHATTAQSALCFLALYLIALGTGGIKPCVSSYGADQFDDANETEKKHKSSFFNWFYLSINIGALIASSVLVWVQENVSWGWGFGIPAIAMAIAIVSFFSGTRLYRNQKPGGSPLTRICQVVVATFRKYNVKVPESKALYETADSESSIVGSRKLDHTDDFRFFDKAAVELESDQMLKGSVDPWKLCTVTQVEELKAIIRLLPVWATGITFAAVYSQMSSLFVLQGDRMDPHIGPTFEIPAASLSIFDTLSVIFWVPVYDRIIVPMARKYTGHPNGITQLQRMGIGLFISILAMLSAAILELVRLREVRRHNYYELKHMPMSIFWQVPQYFLIGCAEVFTLIGQLEFFYEQAPDAMRSLGSALSLTTIALGNYLSSLLVTIVNKASTKGGRLGWIPDNLNYGHVHYFFFLLAILSVKNLIAFLFIAKWYKYKRPIGTLR; from the exons ATGGGGGAGGAAGATAGTATCTACACACAAGATGGAACTGTGAATTATCGTGGAGATCCTGCTGTTAGAACTCAAACAGGAACATGGAGAGCTTGTCCTTATATTTTGG GAAATGAATTTTGTGAGAGATTGGCTTACTATGGAATGAGTTCTAATTTGGTGCTTTACTTTAAGCATCATTTAAATCAGGATAGTGCTACTGCTTCTAAGAATGTGAATAATTGGAGTGGAACTTGTTACATTACTCCCTTGATTGGAGCATTCTTGGCTGATGCTTACTTGGGTAGATATCGGACTATTGCTGCCTTCTCTATCGTCTATGTCTTT GGAATGACACTTTTGACATTGTCAGCTTCAGTGCCTGGACTAAAGCCTACGTGTGTTTCAAAAGATGATTGTCATGCAACCACTGCTCAAAGTGCACTATGTTTTTTGGCTTTGTACTTGATTGCATTGGGCACTGGTGGGATTAAGCCTTGTGTTTCTTCTTATGGAGCAGATCAATTTGATGATGCTAATGAAACTGAGAAGAAACACAAAAGCTCTTTCTTTAATTGGTTCTATCTTTCAATCAATATTGGTGCTCTAATTGCAAGTTCTGTGCTTGTTTGGGTTCAAGAAAATGTAAGCTGGGGTTGGGGGTTTGGTATTCCCGCCATTGCTATGGCGATTGCTATTGTGAGTTTCTTTTCAGGGACTCGGTTGTATAGAAACCAGAAACCTGGAGGAAGTCCTCTTACGCGTATCTGTCAGGTTGTGGTTGCGACTTTTAGAAAGTACAATGTAAAAGTACCTGAAAGTAAGGCTTTGTATGAGACTGCCGATTCGGAGTCTTCTATTGTAGGAAGCCGCAAACTTGATCACACAGATGATTTCAG GTTCTTCGACAAGGCAGCCGTGGAGCTTGAATCGGACCAGATGTTAAAGGGCTCAGTAGACCCATGGAAGCTTTGTACTGTTACTCAAGTAGAGGAACTAAAGGCCATCATAAGGTTGCTTCCAGTATGGGCAACTGGGATTACATTTGCTGCCGTATATAGTCAAATGAGCAGTTTATTTGTATTACAAGGTGACAGAATGGATCCTCATATTGGCCCAACCTTTGAGATTCCTGCTGCATCGCTTTCCATCTTCGACACATTGAGTGTGATCTTCTGGGTCCCAGTTTACGATCGCATCATAGTTCCAATGGCTCGAAAATACACAGGTCACCCGAATGGCATAACTCAACTACAGAGAATGGGGATTGGCCTGTTTATTTCAATTCTAGCTATGCTATCTGCAGCTATCTTAGAACTCGTGAGGCTTCGAGAAGTGAGAAGGCACAACTATTATGAACTCAAGCATATGCCTATGTCCATCTTCTGGCAAGTTCCTCAGTATTTTCTTATTGGTTGTGCTGAGGTATTTACCTTAATTGGGCAGTTGGAATTCTTTTACGAGCAAGCTCCCGATGCCATGAGGAGTCTTGGCTCTGCACTCTCACTCACTACTATTGCACTTGGGAACTACCTGAGCTCTCTACTCGTGACTATTGTAAACAAAGCCAGCACTAAAGGTGGAAGGCTTGGATGGATACCAGACAATTTGAACTACGGTCATGTacactatttcttttttctcttggCGATCCTGAGTGTCAAAAACTTGATTGCTTTTCTTTTCATAGCCAAGTGGTACAAGTATAAGAGGCCCATTGGAACCCTTCGTTGA
- the LOC103502039 gene encoding protein OCTOPUS — translation MNLQLKSVSHRLSTCHRHPSKPVTGFCASCLRERLAGIDPDLQHESPLPNNHSSSAELRRSKSYSAAKCEAGIGQSELQHRKSCDVRSGNSLSDLFCREDKPRCTNPEVEIESENLGFELREVVGNGRQFRASEGIIGPGLGTIDDFAGEDAEFKTVKEFIDLEFRRKKNAGRDLREIAGSVWEAASVFSKKLGKWRKKQKRKNLGNNSNVGAVKVEDIKPRALEIRETRSEVGEYGLGRRSCDTDPRFSVDAGRMSLDDSRYSFDEPRASWDGYLIGKTYPRITPMVSVLEEAKFSGAGFEKDDPSDEAEGSPMNVGDKIPGGSAQTKDYYMDSLSSLRRRKSFDRSCSHRKGASGDFDELKLISNAKVSPATTELFYGAKVLITEKDLNSSRPKATGDGDLSGTDVTSKDSVPDAPVIDRKSFKKVHRWRKVLSVLGMIQKRNGESKSDDEESSVAGNVVDRPVVESWEKLRRVANGEANSCVSQKLIRSYSVSCRDPSKLAGFNGGNDSKLNVTRWRDDFTLQRNRSVRYSPNNFDNGLLRFYLTPLRSYSRGKLGKSRPRNSPFNVKHVI, via the coding sequence ATGAATCTTCAGCTCAAATCTGTATCCCATCGCCTTTCCACTTGTCACCGTCATCCTTCCAAGCCGGTCACCGGATTCTGCGCCTCTTGTCTTCGGGAACGTCTTGCTGGGATTGATCCCGACCTCCAGCACGAATCGCCTCTCCCGAACAACCATTCTTCTTCAGCCGAGCTTCGACGGAGTAAATCTTATTCTGCTGCTAAGTGTGAGGCTGGTATTGGGCAATCGGAACTGCAGCATCGGAAATCTTGTGACGTTCGCTCCGGGAACTCGTTGTCGGACCTTTTCTGTCGTGAAGATAAACCGAGATGTACGAATCCGGAGGTGGAGATCGAATCTGAGAATTTAGGTTTTGAATTGCGGGAGGTTGTGGGTAATGGCAGACAATTTAGGGCTTCTGAAGGGATAATTGGACCGGGTTTGGGTACGATCGATGATTTTGCTGGAGAGGATGCTGAGTTCAAGACGGTTAAAGAGTTTATAGATCTTGAATTTCGGAGGAAGAAGAATGCAGGTCGAGATTTAAGAGAAATTGCTGGGAGTGTTTGGGAAGCTGCTTCAGTTTTTAGTAAGAAACTCGGCAAATGGAGGAAAAAGCAAAAGAGGAAGAATCTCGGTAACAATAGCAACGTAGGTGCGGTGAAAGTAGAGGATATCAAGCCCAGAGCGCTTGAAATCAGGGAGACTCGTTCGGAGGTTGGAGAATATGGATTGGGAAGAAGGTCTTGTGATACAGATCCAAGATTCTCTGTTGACGCCGGTAGAATGTCGTTGGATGATTCACGGTATTCATTTGATGAGCCAAGAGCTTCTTGGGATGGGTATCTGATTGGAAAAACTTATCCAAGGATTACGCCGATGGTTTCAGTTTTGGAGGAGGCCAAATTTTCCGGTGCTGGATTTGAGAAAGATGATCCTTCCGATGAAGCAGAAGGGTCTCCGATGAATGTAGGAGATAAGATCCCTGGTGGATCGGCTCAGACTAAAGACTACTACATGGATTCTTTGTCTTCTCTGAGGCGGAGGAAGAGTTTTGATCGTTCATGTTCACACAGAAAAGGGGCGTCAGGAGACTTTGATGAATTGAAATTAATATCAAACGCAAAGGTATCTCCTGCAACTACAGAGTTGTTCTACGGTGCAAAGGTTCTAATCACAGAGAAAGACTTGAACAGCTCTCGGCCAAAAGCAACTGGAGATGGCGATTTGAGTGGCACTGATGTTACTTCCAAAGATTCTGTTCCTGATGCACCTGTGATTGACCGAAAGTCATTCAAGAAGGTGCATAGATGGCGTAAAGTATTGAGTGTTCTTGGTATGATTCAAAAGCGAAATGGTGAAAGCAAGTCTGATGATGAAGAAAGCAGTGTTGCAGGGAATGTGGTTGATCGGCCTGTAGTTGAGTCTTGGGAAAAACTGAGGCGTGTTGCGAATGGAGAAGCAAACTCTTGTGTTAGCCAGAAGCTTATTCGCAGTTACAGCGTAAGCTGTCGAGATCCCAGCAAACTAGCTGGCTTTAATGGCGGTAACGATTCAAAACTGAACGTTACAAGATGGAGAGACGATTTTACATTGCAGAGGAATCGGAGTGTCAGGTATTCACCAAATAACTTTGATAATGGCTTATTAAGGTTCTATTTGACACCATTGAGGAGCTACAGCAGAGGCAAACTAGGAAAGAGCAGGCCAAGAAATTCTCCTTTCAATGTCAAGCATGTTATATAA